One genomic segment of Blattabacterium sp. (Blaberus giganteus) includes these proteins:
- a CDS encoding outer membrane protein assembly factor has protein sequence MQIQQGYSFFVRNENYSVTNNYEENSDFIVKEIHIIGKTKYDSHFISKLSGIYPGESIDVYGIKTDNAIKKLWKSNLFKNISIHKKNIHKNEIQLFFELEDLEEIHEIKIKGIKEDQLPKDIIKKIKIGDKISGDLIQIVKNDIQEYYTKKGYHEINIKSEINRNQNKNVLYLYINKGKKIEIEEILFDGNQVLQEKELHSLMITTKRNFYPIISKIQKSLFVQENIKKDLKNIINKYKSMGFIDIQVFLDSVWIKKSGNYGIKIKIIEGKKYFLGDVNILGNKKLKTDFLNEIFFYKKGDIYNQIGIKNNIFNSSDPKSILYSYLNLGYLFVNITFTEKRILDEKIDLEIRIEENKPVYINKVIISGNLITKDHVIRRELKTYPGDIFSINKIKHSLLNLENLNFFEKIYHELKPNEKNESIDIEWHVVEKNTNEFQFHGGFGGKDIRKVIGNFKLNIGNFSFKNILKWNLWKPIPQGDGQKLVIHSQLGKDFTSYGFSFTEPWIEKNNPTSMTLQSQYSIKKIKNEEDLDFLSQIYKETKDSNKDIKIEEKKFLEKIEFSVNLNKFLIFLDPYSKILTSLNYEQFIYQKKTFENLYQKHKFNNLSYLISFKRVSTEPNIIFPFRGSKMQLNSIFTLPYSVILKNNRNHEWMEYFKLKIILFRYHKIMDNMILKIGGELGYLGQYNHSKELLPFQKFYMGGVHNNLSGLKLYNKDLIPLRGYSFKHPIFNNGGKIYNKLVFEIRYLIKNLSNLKIWTIYFLEGGNISDSYQKLNTLNKSFGFGFRLFWPPIGFLGIDFGYPIDNDIVHGLNKSKWKTHFIVGKDL, from the coding sequence ATGCAAATACAACAGGGATACTCATTTTTTGTTCGTAATGAAAATTATTCTGTTACAAATAATTATGAAGAAAATTCTGATTTTATTGTAAAAGAAATACATATTATAGGAAAAACTAAATATGATAGTCATTTTATTTCTAAATTATCAGGGATTTATCCTGGAGAATCAATTGATGTTTATGGAATAAAAACGGATAATGCTATAAAAAAGTTGTGGAAAAGTAATCTTTTTAAAAACATATCCATTCATAAAAAGAATATACATAAAAATGAAATTCAATTATTTTTTGAATTGGAAGATTTGGAAGAAATTCATGAAATAAAAATAAAAGGAATAAAAGAAGATCAACTTCCTAAGGATATAATAAAAAAAATAAAAATTGGAGACAAAATTTCTGGTGATTTGATTCAAATTGTAAAAAATGATATACAAGAATATTATACAAAAAAAGGGTATCATGAAATTAATATAAAAAGTGAAATAAATAGAAATCAAAACAAAAATGTATTATATTTATATATAAATAAAGGAAAAAAAATTGAAATAGAAGAAATATTATTTGATGGAAATCAAGTTCTTCAAGAGAAGGAATTACATTCCTTAATGATAACAACTAAAAGAAATTTTTATCCCATAATTTCCAAAATTCAAAAATCTCTCTTTGTTCAAGAGAATATAAAAAAAGATTTAAAAAATATTATAAATAAATACAAATCTATGGGATTTATTGATATTCAAGTATTCTTAGATTCTGTATGGATAAAAAAATCAGGAAATTACGGAATCAAAATAAAAATTATAGAAGGGAAAAAATATTTTTTAGGAGACGTTAATATATTAGGAAATAAAAAATTAAAAACAGATTTTTTAAATGAAATTTTCTTTTACAAAAAGGGGGACATATATAATCAAATTGGTATTAAAAATAATATTTTTAATTCTTCTGATCCCAAGAGTATTTTATATTCTTATTTAAATTTAGGATACTTATTTGTTAATATTACTTTTACAGAAAAAAGAATTTTAGATGAAAAAATAGATCTTGAAATTCGAATAGAAGAAAATAAACCTGTATATATAAATAAAGTCATCATATCAGGAAATTTAATAACTAAAGATCATGTTATTCGAAGAGAATTGAAAACTTATCCGGGAGATATTTTTTCTATTAATAAAATTAAACATAGTTTATTAAATTTAGAAAATCTAAATTTTTTTGAAAAAATATATCATGAACTTAAGCCAAATGAAAAAAATGAATCTATAGATATAGAATGGCATGTTGTAGAAAAAAATACTAATGAATTTCAATTTCATGGAGGGTTTGGAGGAAAAGATATTAGAAAAGTTATTGGGAATTTTAAATTAAATATTGGAAATTTTTCTTTTAAAAATATTTTAAAGTGGAATTTATGGAAACCTATTCCTCAAGGAGATGGTCAAAAATTAGTTATTCATAGTCAATTAGGAAAAGATTTTACATCTTATGGATTTTCTTTTACAGAACCTTGGATAGAAAAAAACAATCCTACTTCTATGACTTTGCAAAGTCAATATTCAATAAAAAAAATAAAAAACGAAGAGGATTTAGATTTTTTATCTCAAATATATAAAGAGACTAAGGATTCCAACAAGGATATAAAAATTGAAGAAAAGAAATTTTTAGAAAAAATAGAGTTTTCTGTAAACTTAAATAAGTTTTTAATTTTTTTGGATCCTTATTCAAAAATTTTGACATCTTTAAATTACGAACAATTCATTTATCAAAAAAAAACCTTTGAAAACTTATATCAAAAGCATAAATTCAATAATCTGAGCTATTTAATTTCATTTAAAAGGGTTTCTACAGAACCAAATATCATTTTTCCATTTCGAGGATCAAAAATGCAATTGAACAGTATATTTACTCTTCCATATTCCGTAATTTTAAAAAATAATAGAAATCATGAATGGATGGAGTATTTTAAATTGAAAATAATTCTATTTAGGTATCATAAAATTATGGATAACATGATATTGAAAATAGGAGGGGAATTAGGTTATTTGGGACAATATAACCATTCAAAAGAATTACTTCCGTTTCAAAAATTTTATATGGGTGGAGTGCATAATAATTTATCAGGATTAAAATTATATAATAAAGATCTTATTCCATTAAGAGGATATTCTTTTAAACATCCAATTTTTAATAATGGAGGAAAAATTTATAACAAACTTGTTTTTGAAATTCGTTATTTAATTAAAAATTTATCAAATTTAAAAATTTGGACAATTTATTTTCTGGAAGGAGGAAATATTAGTGATTCTTATCAAAAATTAAATACATTGAATAAATCTTTTGGATTTGGATTTCGTTTATTTTGGCCTCCAATAGGTTTTTTAGGAATAGATTTTGGATATCCTATAGACAATGATATAGTTCATGGTTTAAACAAATCAAAATGGAAAACACATTTTATAGTAGGAAAAGACTTGTAA
- a CDS encoding isoprenyl transferase translates to MKKLLDKIDYKNIPHHVAIIMDGNGRWAQKRGKIRTFGHEKARQSVRDTINGCKELGIPYITLYVFSSENWNRPKQEIDNLMHLFHTNLKIHLEEIHEKNVKIMTIGEVERFSKVIQKELCFFIKKTKHNTSGTLILALSYSAKEEILRATKNIAKKIYNGLFSLKDIDCSFFQNHLYTKDLPDVDLIIRTSGEQRISNFLLWQSAYAELYFTNILWPDFRKKDFFEAIINYQKRKRRFGNIE, encoded by the coding sequence ATGAAAAAATTATTAGATAAAATAGATTATAAGAACATCCCTCATCATGTTGCTATTATAATGGATGGAAATGGTCGTTGGGCTCAAAAAAGAGGAAAAATAAGAACATTTGGTCATGAAAAAGCAAGACAATCTGTAAGAGACACTATAAATGGATGTAAAGAATTGGGAATTCCTTATATAACTTTATATGTATTTTCTTCAGAAAATTGGAATAGACCTAAACAGGAAATAGATAATTTAATGCATTTATTTCATACTAATTTAAAAATTCATTTAGAAGAAATTCATGAAAAAAATGTTAAAATTATGACTATAGGAGAAGTGGAAAGATTTTCTAAAGTCATTCAAAAAGAACTATGTTTTTTTATAAAAAAAACAAAACATAATACATCTGGTACTTTGATTTTAGCATTGAGTTATAGTGCTAAAGAAGAAATTTTAAGAGCAACAAAAAATATAGCTAAAAAAATATACAATGGTCTGTTTTCATTAAAAGATATAGATTGTTCTTTTTTTCAAAATCATTTATATACTAAAGATTTACCAGATGTAGATTTAATCATTAGAACAAGTGGAGAACAACGTATTAGTAATTTTTTACTTTGGCAGTCTGCTTATGCAGAACTATATTTTACAAATATTTTATGGCCTGATTTTCGAAAAAAAGATTTTTTCGAAGCTATAATAAATTATCAAAAAAGAAAACGTCGTTTTGGAAACATAGAATAA
- a CDS encoding NAD kinase → MKIAVYGQKFFKKNIPYLNQFMGYASSHSIEIYMEKSFFNVLSSFEEFRNLNIPVFSHYKELTKDFSLMFTFGGDGTILSAITFIRDSGIPIVGVNTGNLGFLATFNKDVFIKKIDKIFNKKLHIMPRSLLSLETSIKDHQRFFNFALNEIVILRKETVSMITIDAYIDNEFLTSYWADGLIISTPTGSTGYSLSCGGPIISPENKNFVLTPISPHNLFSRPLIISDHQKIYLKIHSRVKSYSLSMDTRLTSLNLNQDNKLHIQKAPFYIYLIQEERNTYYQTLREKLLWGMDQRNEM, encoded by the coding sequence ATGAAAATAGCCGTGTATGGACAAAAATTTTTTAAAAAAAACATACCATATTTAAATCAATTCATGGGCTATGCATCTAGTCATTCTATAGAAATCTATATGGAAAAATCATTTTTTAATGTTTTGTCTTCTTTTGAAGAATTCAGGAATTTAAATATTCCTGTGTTTTCTCATTATAAAGAATTAACTAAAGATTTTAGTTTAATGTTTACTTTTGGAGGAGATGGAACTATATTGTCCGCAATTACATTCATCAGAGATTCTGGAATTCCTATAGTTGGAGTGAATACAGGGAATTTAGGTTTTTTAGCTACTTTTAATAAAGACGTTTTTATAAAAAAGATAGATAAAATTTTTAATAAAAAACTTCATATAATGCCTAGAAGTTTATTATCGTTGGAAACTTCTATAAAAGATCATCAAAGATTTTTTAATTTTGCATTAAATGAAATTGTTATTCTTAGAAAAGAAACGGTATCTATGATCACTATAGATGCTTATATAGATAATGAATTTTTGACTTCTTATTGGGCAGATGGTTTAATTATTTCTACCCCTACTGGATCTACTGGATATTCTCTAAGTTGTGGAGGACCTATTATTAGTCCTGAAAATAAAAATTTTGTTTTAACACCTATATCTCCACATAATTTATTCTCACGTCCATTAATCATATCGGATCATCAAAAAATTTATTTAAAAATACATAGTCGTGTAAAATCATATTCTTTATCTATGGATACAAGATTAACTTCTTTAAATTTAAATCAGGATAATAAATTACATATTCAGAAAGCTCCTTTTTACATATATCTTATTCAAGAAGAAAGAAATACATATTATCAAACATTGAGAGAAAAACTTTTATGGGGAATGGATCAACGAAATGAAATGTGA
- a CDS encoding mevalonate kinase, whose product MKESLFPAKILLFGEYGILKNASGLSIPHNIYKGTLKIHTEFNQKVLCSNYKIGKFYNFLLKKKLISTKLDLNQLHEDIQRGLFFHSNIPKGYGLGSSGALVAAIYDKYAKDKLKGIKKNIIILKKIFSQMESFFHGKSSGIDPLISYLNKPLLIRSETDISVIDIPTKKNKGKGAIFLLNSGISRNSNSMIKIFFRKLKHESFQILLIEFIKYNEKCIEAFLKEDFNILLKNVRRLSIWVFNHLRSMISKNFLKIWDDGIYNNIYYLKLCGSGGGGFILGFTPNYNLSRKKLYKYTMEVLFRF is encoded by the coding sequence ATGAAAGAATCTTTGTTTCCCGCAAAAATACTACTATTTGGAGAATATGGAATTTTGAAAAATGCAAGTGGACTTTCTATTCCTCATAATATTTACAAAGGAACCTTAAAAATTCATACTGAGTTTAATCAAAAAGTTTTATGTTCCAATTACAAAATCGGAAAATTTTATAATTTCTTACTAAAAAAAAAACTCATTTCAACGAAACTTGATTTAAATCAATTACATGAAGATATACAAAGAGGTCTATTTTTTCATTCGAATATTCCTAAGGGATATGGATTAGGGAGTTCTGGAGCATTAGTTGCCGCAATTTATGATAAATACGCAAAAGATAAATTGAAAGGTATAAAAAAAAATATCATAATATTAAAAAAAATATTCAGTCAAATGGAGTCTTTTTTTCATGGAAAAAGTTCAGGTATAGATCCTTTAATTTCTTATTTAAATAAACCTTTACTCATTCGATCTGAAACAGATATTTCTGTAATAGATATACCAACCAAAAAAAATAAAGGAAAAGGAGCTATTTTTCTATTAAATTCTGGAATTTCTAGAAATTCTAATTCTATGATAAAAATTTTTTTTAGAAAATTAAAACATGAAAGTTTTCAAATTCTTCTTATAGAATTTATAAAATATAATGAAAAATGCATTGAAGCTTTTCTAAAAGAAGATTTTAACATTTTGTTAAAAAATGTTAGACGGTTGTCTATTTGGGTTTTTAATCATTTACGTTCCATGATTTCCAAAAATTTTTTGAAAATATGGGATGATGGGATCTATAATAATATTTATTATTTAAAATTGTGTGGTTCTGGAGGAGGAGGTTTTATTTTAGGATTTACACCAAATTATAATTTATCCAGAAAAAAATTGTATAAATATACAATGGAAGTCCTTTTTCGTTTTTAA
- a CDS encoding pseudouridine synthase: MYHKIRLNHYLSDAGISSRRKADKLIQSGAIEVNGKPVFKLGTIIRTDDIVKFHGSKVKSKNKIYILINKPKGFITTTRDQFNRQTVMNLIPCLFEYRIYPVGRLDCSTTGVLLLTNDGYTAEKLTHPKYHVKKIYRVSLNKKIKNEDLDKIKKGKIYLKEGKVKVIFVRKIRNAKNQIEIGLDIGWNRVIKRIFKKLDYQVVRLDRINFGGLSKKNLKIGDWCFLKTKEIENITKKYEKNNHY, translated from the coding sequence ATGTATCACAAAATTAGATTAAATCATTACTTGTCCGATGCAGGAATTTCTTCCAGAAGAAAAGCGGATAAACTTATTCAATCTGGAGCAATAGAAGTAAATGGGAAACCTGTATTCAAATTAGGAACTATTATTCGGACAGATGATATTGTTAAATTTCATGGATCAAAAGTAAAATCTAAAAATAAAATTTATATACTCATTAACAAACCTAAAGGTTTTATCACTACAACACGAGATCAATTTAATAGACAAACAGTAATGAATTTAATTCCATGTTTATTTGAATATAGAATTTATCCTGTAGGAAGATTAGATTGTTCTACTACAGGAGTTTTACTTCTAACAAATGATGGATATACAGCTGAAAAATTGACTCATCCTAAGTATCATGTAAAAAAAATATATCGTGTATCACTAAATAAAAAAATTAAAAATGAAGATTTAGATAAAATAAAAAAAGGAAAAATTTATCTAAAAGAAGGAAAAGTAAAAGTCATTTTTGTAAGAAAAATAAGAAATGCTAAAAATCAAATAGAAATAGGATTGGATATAGGATGGAATAGAGTCATTAAACGAATTTTCAAAAAATTAGATTATCAAGTTGTTAGATTAGATCGTATAAATTTTGGTGGACTTTCAAAAAAAAATCTAAAAATAGGAGATTGGTGTTTTTTAAAAACAAAAGAAATAGAAAATATTACTAAAAAATATGAAAAAAATAATCATTATTAA
- a CDS encoding type II 3-dehydroquinate dehydratase translates to MKKIIIINGPNLNLLGIREPELYGNENFLDYLNKLKKKKIFSDIKIIYYQNNSEGKIIDILHSVGFKSDGIVLNAGAYTHTSIGIADAIKSIHSPVIEVHISNIYSRESFRRKSFLSPVCYGTIFGFGLKSYELGIMSFFL, encoded by the coding sequence ATGAAAAAAATAATCATTATTAATGGTCCTAATTTAAATCTTTTAGGAATCAGGGAACCTGAATTATACGGAAATGAAAATTTTTTAGATTATCTTAATAAATTAAAAAAAAAAAAAATATTTTCTGATATAAAAATTATTTATTATCAAAATAATAGTGAAGGAAAAATTATAGATATCCTACACTCTGTAGGATTCAAGTCAGATGGAATTGTACTCAATGCAGGAGCTTATACTCATACTTCTATAGGAATAGCTGATGCTATAAAATCTATACATTCTCCTGTTATAGAAGTTCATATTTCTAACATTTATTCCAGAGAATCTTTTAGAAGAAAGTCTTTTCTTTCTCCTGTTTGTTACGGAACAATTTTTGGATTTGGATTAAAATCTTATGAATTAGGAATAATGAGTTTTTTCTTATGA
- the yihA gene encoding ribosome biogenesis GTP-binding protein YihA/YsxC gives MKITSVKFKVSLKNMNQLFVHNFPEYAFIGRSNVGKSSLINSIAKKKIAKVSSSPGRTQCMNYFLINHKWYLVDLPGYGFFSVKRDKKKTQKLIKNYIFHKKNITYLFLLIDSRFIIQKIDLYFIQKLNDIKTHFCIVFTKTDKLKNHRFVDQNISLCIKEIEKNGFYMPIWFKVSAKNKYGINNLIQYIKKLNDSYQDQNHKKKLIIPNS, from the coding sequence ATGAAGATTACTTCTGTAAAATTTAAAGTAAGTTTAAAAAATATGAATCAATTATTTGTTCATAATTTTCCTGAATATGCTTTTATAGGCCGTTCTAATGTTGGAAAATCTAGTTTAATAAATAGCATAGCTAAAAAAAAAATAGCTAAAGTTTCTTCTTCCCCTGGAAGAACACAATGCATGAATTATTTTTTAATAAATCATAAATGGTATTTGGTAGATTTACCAGGATATGGATTTTTTTCTGTAAAAAGAGATAAAAAAAAAACGCAAAAATTAATTAAAAATTATATTTTTCATAAAAAAAATATCACTTATTTATTTTTATTGATAGATAGCAGATTTATTATCCAGAAAATAGATTTATATTTTATACAAAAACTAAATGATATAAAAACACATTTTTGCATTGTTTTTACAAAAACGGATAAATTAAAAAATCATAGATTTGTTGATCAAAATATTTCTTTATGTATTAAGGAAATTGAGAAAAATGGATTTTATATGCCTATATGGTTTAAAGTATCCGCAAAAAATAAATATGGAATTAATAATTTGATTCAATATATCAAAAAACTAAATGATTCTTATCAAGATCAGAATCATAAGAAAAAACTCATTATTCCTAATTCATAA
- a CDS encoding alpha/beta fold hydrolase → MFNLNKEKKFSYIKKGKGHPLILLHGLMGGLSNFKALLDFFPKKGYKVIIPSLPLYNMPLLLTNIYNISKYITKFLMEIGIKKATLIGNSLGGHIALIIAKKRIDLVHSVVLTGSSGLFEKAFGYAFPKRENYEYIRKKSQEVFYDPNIATKELVDEVFHIVNDKKKGIKTLYIAKSAMKYNMSKDLSVIQQPICLIWGKQDHVTPPEIAKEFHRLLPHSELHWIDKCGHVPMMEHPKIFIEILEKWLSKFDFNYEDYFCKI, encoded by the coding sequence ATGTTTAATCTTAATAAAGAAAAAAAATTTTCTTATATAAAAAAAGGGAAAGGTCATCCTTTGATTCTTCTTCATGGATTAATGGGTGGATTGAGCAACTTTAAAGCTCTTTTAGATTTTTTTCCAAAAAAAGGTTATAAAGTCATTATTCCTTCATTGCCTCTTTATAATATGCCATTGTTATTGACTAATATTTATAACATATCCAAATATATAACCAAATTTTTAATGGAAATAGGAATTAAAAAAGCAACTTTAATAGGAAATTCTCTTGGAGGACACATTGCTTTAATCATAGCAAAAAAAAGAATAGATTTAGTACATTCTGTCGTTTTAACAGGAAGTTCAGGTTTATTTGAAAAAGCTTTTGGATATGCTTTTCCTAAAAGAGAAAATTATGAATATATTAGAAAAAAGTCACAAGAAGTATTTTATGATCCTAATATAGCTACTAAAGAATTAGTAGATGAGGTTTTTCATATTGTAAATGATAAAAAAAAAGGAATTAAAACTTTATATATTGCAAAAAGTGCTATGAAATATAATATGTCTAAAGATTTATCTGTGATTCAACAACCTATTTGTTTAATTTGGGGGAAACAAGATCATGTCACTCCTCCAGAAATCGCAAAAGAATTTCATAGATTATTACCTCATTCGGAATTACATTGGATAGATAAATGTGGACATGTTCCTATGATGGAACATCCAAAAATATTTATAGAAATATTAGAAAAATGGCTTTCTAAATTTGATTTTAATTATGAAGATTACTTCTGTAAAATTTAA
- a CDS encoding ribonuclease III family protein encodes MLSENSTFFEKNDYSVLVGKLIKILGFCPKNTVFLKEVFIYSFYKRNFNQNYYLNFQRLEFLGDAVLNSIISYFLCKRFPEKKEGELTQIRSKIVCRRNLNEISKKLTIEDIFFDKSMISDNTLGNILEALIGFIYFEVGYQECEDFVHKKILHTHVNIEKLQNEIFSYKVWIIEWSQKNKFFINFKTFREDKNQNKIIYLSEFTISECGIKTKGRGYSKKKSEEIAAKEAYFIVQKLYKKNT; translated from the coding sequence ATGTTATCTGAAAATAGTACTTTTTTTGAAAAAAATGACTATTCTGTATTAGTAGGTAAATTGATAAAAATATTAGGGTTTTGTCCAAAAAATACGGTATTTTTAAAGGAAGTATTCATATATAGTTTTTATAAAAGAAATTTTAATCAAAATTATTATCTTAATTTTCAAAGATTAGAGTTTTTGGGAGATGCTGTATTAAATTCTATAATATCATATTTTTTGTGTAAAAGATTTCCTGAAAAAAAAGAAGGGGAATTAACTCAAATACGATCTAAAATTGTATGTAGAAGAAATTTAAATGAAATATCTAAAAAACTAACGATTGAAGACATTTTTTTCGATAAATCTATGATATCTGACAATACACTTGGAAATATACTTGAAGCTTTAATAGGATTTATTTATTTTGAAGTGGGATATCAAGAATGTGAAGATTTTGTACATAAAAAAATTCTACATACTCATGTAAATATTGAAAAGTTACAAAATGAAATTTTCAGTTATAAAGTATGGATTATCGAATGGTCTCAAAAAAATAAATTTTTTATAAATTTTAAAACTTTTAGAGAAGATAAAAATCAAAATAAAATCATTTATTTGTCTGAATTTACAATATCAGAATGTGGAATTAAAACTAAAGGAAGAGGTTATTCTAAAAAAAAATCAGAAGAAATAGCTGCTAAAGAAGCTTATTTTATAGTTCAGAAACTGTACAAAAAAAATACTTAA
- the fabF gene encoding beta-ketoacyl-ACP synthase II: protein MEELKKVVITGIGSITPIGNTVEEYWSSLVFGKNGCGPITYFDTKKYKTKFACELKNYDPSIFFKKKEIRKLDPCAQYGIIASEEAIKNSGIDFSKEKRERIGVIWASGIGGLLNLEESISDYVRGGKYPKFSPFFIPKMLIDITAGVISMNYGLHGPNYATVSACASSSNAIVDAYHLICLGKTDIMITGGSEAAITQSGVGGFNALHALSTRNEDYKTASRPFDENRDGFVLGEGAGCLVLEEYQHAKNRGANIYAEIAGVGMSGDAYHITTPHPEGKGIVLAMKSAIKDAGIEYKEVDHINSHGTSTKLGDLAEIKAIQEVFHDNIHNIDINSTKSMTGHLLGAAGAIEAIASILPLRKGIIPPTINLFHIDQNIDSKINLTPNQAIKKEVKISLCNTFGFGGHNVCILFKNVI from the coding sequence ATGGAGGAATTAAAAAAAGTAGTGATTACTGGCATCGGTTCTATTACTCCTATAGGGAATACTGTAGAGGAGTATTGGAGTTCTCTTGTTTTCGGAAAAAATGGTTGTGGTCCCATTACTTATTTCGATACTAAAAAATATAAGACTAAATTTGCTTGTGAATTGAAGAATTATGATCCAAGTATTTTTTTTAAAAAAAAAGAAATTAGAAAATTGGACCCTTGTGCACAATATGGCATTATCGCTTCTGAAGAAGCGATAAAAAATAGTGGAATCGATTTTTCAAAAGAAAAAAGAGAAAGAATAGGGGTCATATGGGCTTCTGGAATTGGAGGTCTTTTAAATTTAGAAGAGTCTATTTCCGATTATGTACGTGGAGGAAAATATCCTAAATTTAGTCCGTTTTTTATTCCTAAAATGCTAATAGATATTACTGCTGGGGTTATTTCTATGAATTATGGTCTTCATGGACCGAATTATGCAACGGTATCTGCTTGCGCTTCATCTTCTAATGCAATAGTAGATGCTTATCATTTAATCTGTTTAGGGAAAACTGATATTATGATCACTGGAGGATCTGAGGCCGCCATAACACAAAGTGGAGTAGGTGGTTTTAATGCTTTACATGCATTATCGACCAGAAATGAAGATTATAAAACAGCATCACGTCCTTTTGACGAAAACAGAGATGGTTTTGTATTAGGAGAAGGAGCAGGATGTCTTGTTCTTGAAGAATATCAACACGCTAAAAACAGAGGAGCAAATATATATGCTGAAATTGCAGGAGTAGGAATGTCTGGAGACGCTTATCATATTACAACTCCCCATCCGGAAGGAAAAGGAATTGTTTTAGCTATGAAATCAGCTATAAAAGATGCAGGTATTGAATATAAAGAAGTTGATCATATTAATTCTCATGGAACATCTACTAAATTAGGAGATCTTGCAGAGATAAAAGCAATTCAAGAAGTATTTCATGATAATATACATAATATAGATATTAATTCTACAAAATCTATGACTGGACATTTATTAGGTGCTGCTGGGGCAATAGAAGCAATTGCTTCTATTCTTCCTTTAAGAAAAGGGATTATTCCTCCAACTATAAATTTATTCCATATAGATCAAAATATAGATTCAAAAATTAATTTAACTCCGAATCAAGCAATAAAAAAAGAAGTTAAAATTAGTCTATGCAATACTTTTGGTTTTGGAGGACATAATGTTTGTATTTTATTTAAAAATGTTATCTGA
- a CDS encoding acyl carrier protein: MSDIASKVNALIVEKLSVEESDITPTASFTNDLGADSLDIVELIMEFEKEFNISISDEKAEKITTVGEAIQAIENLLMEKKKENTEKKKN; this comes from the coding sequence ATGTCTGATATTGCATCCAAAGTCAATGCTCTTATTGTAGAGAAATTGAGTGTAGAAGAAAGTGACATCACTCCTACTGCTAGTTTTACCAATGATTTAGGAGCAGATTCACTAGATATAGTAGAACTCATTATGGAGTTTGAAAAAGAATTTAATATAAGTATTTCAGATGAAAAAGCTGAAAAAATCACAACAGTAGGTGAAGCTATACAAGCTATAGAAAATCTTTTGATGGAGAAAAAGAAAGAAAATACAGAAAAAAAAAAAAACTGA